A genomic segment from Meiothermus sp. Pnk-1 encodes:
- a CDS encoding NFACT family protein gives MEGLLIHAILRDLKPRLPAQSLGWVFPDEGTAALLLAGIGNLVLRYRPPNPILTLEPGELEGEPKTPFQRMLATRAKGRLLEAQQVKLDRVVQLFFEGEHGFVDTPPTRLLFELTGRNANLILTDPEGRILGLDRNVTHEVNRFRELRPGLPYTPPPPYHKLDPRSATQADLRVLLGQKLAQAVQKNLDGIGKELAQELARRAGLTPETLLAEAHLPALYQALQSLIARPKERTALSEELRASWEREETEALRKPLREALLRRKKTLEARLEDCQKALARLDEAAKLRAWGDLLLAYGKQLKSSASEAVLADFQGQEVKIPLEPGLSPAQNAQKYYARAKRLEANALRALELEPKLQQQLAELEAELEAIEKAGRSELVRLERTRQERPSQVGLRFQSPSGFTVWVGRSSKENEFLTRTAHSQDLWFHVQGLPGSHVILRTAGQNAPLPDLLFAAQLAAFYSKAKGDKNVPVDYTAKKNVWRPRKAAAGQVLYTGAKTLFVDAKLPEGATEG, from the coding sequence ATGGAAGGTCTCCTCATCCACGCTATCCTGCGCGACCTAAAGCCGCGCCTCCCGGCACAGAGCCTAGGCTGGGTCTTTCCCGACGAGGGCACAGCGGCGCTGCTCCTTGCGGGCATCGGCAACTTGGTCCTGCGCTACCGACCGCCCAACCCGATCCTCACCCTGGAGCCGGGAGAACTCGAAGGGGAGCCTAAAACCCCCTTTCAGCGGATGCTCGCCACGCGGGCCAAAGGAAGATTGCTCGAGGCCCAGCAGGTCAAGCTTGACCGAGTGGTACAGCTCTTTTTCGAAGGGGAGCACGGTTTCGTGGACACCCCCCCCACCCGGCTCCTCTTCGAGCTCACCGGGCGGAACGCGAACCTGATTCTGACTGACCCCGAAGGGCGAATTCTGGGCTTAGACCGCAACGTGACCCATGAGGTCAACCGCTTTCGCGAACTGCGACCCGGCCTGCCCTACACCCCTCCCCCGCCCTACCACAAGCTCGACCCCCGCAGCGCAACCCAAGCGGACCTGCGCGTCTTGCTGGGGCAGAAACTCGCCCAGGCCGTGCAGAAAAACCTCGATGGCATCGGGAAAGAGCTGGCACAAGAGCTGGCCCGGCGAGCAGGCCTGACCCCCGAGACCCTCCTGGCGGAAGCTCACCTGCCTGCCCTATACCAGGCCCTGCAAAGCCTGATCGCGCGGCCCAAGGAGCGCACCGCACTCTCGGAAGAGCTCCGCGCCTCCTGGGAACGAGAGGAGACCGAAGCCCTGCGGAAGCCCCTCCGCGAGGCCCTGCTGAGGCGGAAAAAGACCCTCGAGGCCCGGCTGGAGGACTGCCAAAAAGCCCTGGCCCGCTTGGATGAGGCCGCCAAGTTACGCGCCTGGGGCGATCTGCTCTTGGCCTACGGCAAGCAGCTGAAATCCAGCGCGAGCGAGGCCGTCCTCGCCGATTTCCAGGGGCAGGAAGTGAAGATCCCCCTCGAGCCTGGCCTCTCCCCTGCGCAAAATGCGCAGAAGTACTATGCGCGGGCCAAGCGGCTCGAGGCCAACGCCCTCCGGGCGCTGGAGCTCGAGCCCAAATTGCAGCAGCAGTTGGCTGAGCTCGAGGCTGAGCTCGAGGCCATCGAGAAAGCGGGCCGATCAGAACTGGTGAGGCTCGAGCGCACCCGCCAGGAGCGCCCCTCCCAGGTCGGGCTGCGGTTTCAGTCCCCCTCGGGCTTCACGGTGTGGGTAGGTCGAAGCTCCAAGGAAAACGAATTCCTGACCCGCACCGCGCACTCGCAAGACCTGTGGTTTCACGTCCAGGGCCTCCCCGGATCGCACGTCATCCTGCGCACCGCAGGCCAGAACGCCCCCCTACCAGACCTCCTCTTCGCCGCCCAGCTCGCCGCCTTCTACTCCAAGGCCAAGGGCGACAAGAACGTACCGGTGGATTACACTGCCAAGAAAAACGTCTGGCGCCCCCGCAAGGCCGCCGCTGGGCAGGTGCTCTACACCGGAGCCAAAACCCTCTTCGTGGATGCGAAGCTGCCGGAGGGAGCTACCGAGGGCTGA
- a CDS encoding carbohydrate ABC transporter permease produces the protein MNLTLGRILQYVLLLIATLFFLLPVYLVVVTALKEPSAITLQSTWQLPQRWYWESFAQAWNAFLPKLQNSFFLTVIATLLSALLGSINGYVLSKWKFPGANVIFPLMLFGMFIPYQAVLIPLFQFVREIGLGGSLWGLILVHVVYGLPITTLIFRNYYAEIPDELIEASRIDGAGFFGIYGKVVFPLSLPGFVVVIIWQFTQIWNEFLFAVTLVSSPANQPITVALAQLAGGEAVKWNLPMAGALLAALPTLLVYIFLGRYFIRGLLAGSVKG, from the coding sequence ATGAACCTTACCCTCGGGCGCATCCTGCAATACGTGCTGCTTCTGATCGCTACGCTCTTCTTTCTATTGCCGGTATACCTGGTAGTGGTCACCGCGCTCAAGGAGCCCTCCGCCATCACCTTGCAGTCCACCTGGCAACTGCCTCAGCGGTGGTACTGGGAGAGCTTTGCCCAGGCTTGGAACGCATTCTTGCCCAAGCTGCAAAACTCCTTCTTTCTGACCGTTATCGCTACCCTCCTCTCGGCTTTGCTGGGCTCGATTAACGGTTACGTGCTCTCCAAGTGGAAGTTTCCTGGGGCCAACGTCATCTTCCCGTTGATGCTTTTTGGCATGTTCATCCCCTACCAGGCGGTGCTCATCCCGCTGTTTCAGTTCGTGCGCGAGATCGGGCTGGGCGGGAGCCTGTGGGGGCTGATCCTGGTGCACGTGGTCTATGGCCTGCCCATCACCACGCTGATCTTCCGCAACTACTACGCCGAGATCCCCGACGAACTCATCGAGGCCAGTCGCATTGACGGGGCCGGGTTTTTCGGCATCTACGGCAAGGTGGTCTTTCCGCTTTCGCTGCCGGGGTTCGTGGTGGTGATCATCTGGCAGTTCACCCAGATCTGGAACGAGTTTCTCTTCGCGGTGACGTTGGTCAGTAGCCCCGCCAACCAACCCATCACCGTAGCGCTGGCCCAGCTCGCGGGGGGCGAGGCGGTGAAGTGGAACCTGCCCATGGCCGGGGCACTTTTGGCTGCGTTGCCGACGCTATTGGTGTACATCTTTTTGGGGCGGTACTTTATCCGCGGTTTGCTGGCGGGATCGGTCAAGGGCTGA
- a CDS encoding carbohydrate ABC transporter permease, with product MRWLKNKDSLYSVLVLLPSVILIAVFVYGFIGQTVYTSLTDWGKDPSQALSANPQIRFIGLENYRELFTGLVDSRFRQDLVNTIFFTLFFILGCLALGLGLAMILDRGPAGEGFFRTVFLFPMSLSFIVTGTIWRWMLQPAGGVNQLPTVVGLPKGGFAWLTSREQVWQFSWNDLPLYTALVVSAVLMWIGLTAFRGGQRRRGWIAAGSAGLLLLWVLVIGDRLQLLPYDEPHGFNLAFIGIILAAVWQMSGYTMALYLAGLRGIPEELREAARVDGATEWQLYRHIIFPMLAPITLSAMIILGHISLKIFDLIFAMAGADNAPTDVPALLMYLTTFRANQIAKGAAIGTILLILVALVIVPYLYSQLRSEVRR from the coding sequence ATGCGTTGGTTGAAAAACAAGGACTCCCTCTATAGCGTGCTGGTTTTGTTGCCTTCGGTCATTTTGATCGCTGTCTTTGTCTATGGATTTATCGGTCAGACCGTCTACACCTCGCTTACCGACTGGGGTAAGGATCCGTCCCAAGCGCTTTCGGCCAATCCGCAGATCCGATTTATTGGCCTCGAGAACTACCGTGAGCTCTTCACCGGGCTGGTAGACTCGCGCTTTCGGCAGGATCTGGTCAACACCATTTTTTTCACCCTTTTTTTCATCCTGGGTTGTCTGGCCTTGGGGCTTGGCCTGGCCATGATCCTGGACCGGGGGCCTGCTGGAGAGGGGTTTTTCCGCACTGTCTTTTTGTTCCCGATGTCGCTTTCGTTCATCGTCACCGGCACTATCTGGCGCTGGATGCTTCAGCCGGCGGGCGGGGTGAACCAATTGCCGACCGTGGTGGGGTTACCTAAAGGGGGGTTTGCTTGGCTTACCAGCCGAGAGCAGGTCTGGCAGTTCAGCTGGAACGACCTTCCTCTCTATACCGCGCTGGTGGTCTCTGCGGTGCTGATGTGGATCGGGCTCACAGCTTTCCGCGGGGGGCAGCGACGGCGGGGTTGGATAGCGGCGGGGTCTGCCGGGTTGCTGTTATTGTGGGTTTTGGTTATCGGGGATCGGCTACAGCTGCTTCCCTATGACGAACCCCACGGCTTCAACCTGGCCTTTATCGGCATCATCCTGGCCGCAGTATGGCAGATGTCGGGGTATACCATGGCCCTCTACCTGGCCGGACTGCGCGGCATCCCTGAGGAACTGCGCGAGGCGGCCCGGGTGGACGGGGCTACCGAGTGGCAGCTGTACCGGCACATCATCTTTCCCATGCTGGCCCCCATCACCCTCTCGGCGATGATCATCCTGGGGCACATCTCGCTCAAGATCTTCGACCTCATCTTCGCCATGGCCGGGGCCGACAACGCCCCTACCGATGTGCCTGCCCTACTGATGTACCTCACTACCTTCCGCGCCAACCAGATCGCCAAAGGGGCTGCCATCGGCACCATCTTGCTGATCTTGGTGGCCTTGGTGATCGTGCCTTACCTGTACAGCCAACTCAGAAGCGAGGTGCGGCGATGA
- a CDS encoding ABC transporter substrate-binding protein produces the protein MRSLKRWLAVAALGLGVASLAQGSGKLEIFSWWAGDEGPALQALIDLYKKRYPGVEVINATVTGGSGVNARAVLKTRMLGGDPPDSFQVHAGQELIGTWVVADRMEDLSSLFRQEGWTTKFPKGLLDLLSYKGGIWSVPVNIHRSNVMWYNPAKLKEWGVTPPKTWAEFLATCQTLKGKGLEAPLALGENWTQQHLWESVALGILGPDDWARLWRGQLKFTDPKMINVWNTFGKVLDCANKDAAGLSWQQAVDRVIEGTSAFNIMGDWAAGYMTTTKKLEPGTGFGWAPSPGTSGVFMMLSDSFGLPKGVKNRTNVINWLKLLGSKEGQDTFNPLKGSIAARTDSDPSKYSPYSQSAMKDWKTNKIVGSLVHGAVAPESFMSQFGTVMEIYLNSKNAQAAANAAQAIATQVGIGR, from the coding sequence ATGCGTTCACTCAAACGATGGTTGGCCGTGGCTGCGTTGGGCTTAGGAGTTGCGTCCTTGGCCCAGGGCAGCGGCAAGCTGGAGATCTTCTCCTGGTGGGCCGGCGACGAGGGGCCGGCTCTGCAAGCCCTGATCGACCTTTACAAGAAGCGCTATCCCGGCGTGGAGGTGATCAACGCTACCGTGACCGGCGGTTCCGGGGTGAATGCTCGGGCGGTGCTTAAGACCCGAATGTTGGGGGGCGACCCGCCGGATAGCTTCCAGGTCCACGCTGGCCAGGAGCTGATCGGCACCTGGGTGGTGGCCGACCGCATGGAGGACCTCAGCAGCTTGTTCCGCCAGGAGGGCTGGACCACCAAGTTCCCCAAGGGCCTCCTTGACCTGCTTTCCTACAAGGGCGGGATCTGGAGCGTGCCGGTGAACATCCACCGCTCCAACGTGATGTGGTACAACCCGGCCAAGCTCAAAGAGTGGGGGGTGACCCCGCCCAAAACCTGGGCCGAGTTCCTGGCTACCTGCCAGACCCTCAAGGGCAAAGGCCTCGAGGCGCCGTTGGCGCTGGGTGAGAACTGGACCCAGCAGCATCTGTGGGAATCGGTGGCGCTGGGTATCCTCGGGCCCGATGACTGGGCCCGGCTGTGGCGTGGCCAGCTCAAGTTCACCGACCCCAAGATGATCAACGTCTGGAATACCTTCGGTAAAGTGCTGGACTGCGCCAACAAAGACGCTGCTGGCCTTTCTTGGCAACAGGCGGTGGACCGGGTGATCGAGGGCACCTCGGCCTTCAACATCATGGGTGACTGGGCCGCCGGGTACATGACCACCACCAAGAAGCTCGAGCCCGGGACCGGCTTCGGCTGGGCTCCCAGCCCCGGCACCAGCGGCGTATTCATGATGCTCTCCGACTCCTTCGGGCTCCCTAAAGGGGTCAAAAACCGCACCAACGTGATCAACTGGCTCAAGCTCTTGGGCTCCAAGGAAGGCCAGGACACCTTCAACCCGCTCAAGGGCTCCATCGCCGCCCGCACCGACTCCGACCCCAGCAAGTACAGCCCCTACTCGCAGTCAGCGATGAAAGACTGGAAGACCAACAAGATCGTGGGATCGCTGGTCCACGGTGCAGTGGCCCCTGAGTCTTTCATGAGCCAGTTCGGCACCGTGATGGAAATCTACCTCAACAGCAAGAACGCCCAGGCTGCTGCCAACGCGGCCCAGGCTATTGCCACCCAAGTCGGTATCGGTCGCTAG
- a CDS encoding ROK family transcriptional regulator has protein sequence MSPSRKGDPLEMKRINRRAILEALKASRSLTRAELARRLGLTKSTISSLMDQLLGEGLVAVELTPQQGEGRDKPLLGRPGLGVTLKPLGAVALGAELGVENSVVLAVDWTGAILLREEWSADPQTPLSERLEGLIQVIREGLRRHPEALGLGLALPGVVDARGWLRYAPNLGWRDFSVAEMLQARFSFPIYIENDANSSAAGEVFFTPWQGQLAYLMLGTGLGVGLVHAGTVLRGANGAFGEVGHWLGRSRTRCRCGRLGCLETEVSLRAMLEHYRALGGKAEDFWQVLKLAQGAQRLALEALAELGRALGRLIANLAVAYDPERVVLGGAGAEAWAFLERPLRQALEAHAFLREHQRLEVQPSRFGHLAPAMGAAALVLHSFLASGGLRERPASPVAMR, from the coding sequence ATGTCCCCGAGCCGCAAAGGCGACCCCCTAGAGATGAAGCGGATCAACCGCAGGGCGATCCTGGAAGCCCTCAAGGCCTCGAGGTCGCTCACTCGAGCGGAGCTGGCGCGGCGCCTGGGCCTCACCAAGAGCACCATCTCCTCGCTGATGGATCAACTGCTGGGCGAAGGGTTGGTAGCCGTCGAGCTCACTCCCCAGCAGGGAGAGGGCCGGGATAAACCCCTGCTGGGGCGACCTGGCTTAGGGGTGACCCTCAAGCCTCTAGGGGCCGTGGCTTTGGGGGCTGAACTGGGGGTGGAGAACTCGGTGGTGCTGGCGGTGGATTGGACCGGGGCCATTCTCTTGCGCGAAGAGTGGAGCGCTGACCCCCAAACTCCTTTGTCGGAGCGCCTCGAGGGCCTCATCCAGGTCATCCGAGAGGGCCTGCGACGGCATCCGGAGGCCTTGGGCCTGGGGTTAGCCCTGCCTGGGGTGGTAGATGCTCGAGGGTGGCTACGCTACGCCCCTAACCTGGGTTGGCGCGACTTTAGCGTAGCCGAGATGTTGCAGGCTCGGTTTTCTTTCCCCATCTACATCGAGAACGACGCCAACAGCTCGGCTGCGGGGGAGGTGTTTTTCACCCCCTGGCAGGGCCAGCTGGCCTACTTGATGCTGGGGACCGGGCTGGGAGTGGGGTTGGTGCATGCAGGGACGGTGCTGCGTGGGGCGAACGGGGCCTTTGGTGAGGTGGGTCATTGGCTGGGTAGAAGCCGGACGCGCTGCCGCTGTGGGCGCTTGGGGTGCCTCGAGACCGAGGTGAGCTTGCGGGCCATGCTCGAGCACTACCGGGCTCTGGGAGGAAAGGCCGAGGATTTTTGGCAAGTCTTGAAGCTGGCTCAAGGTGCTCAGCGCTTGGCCCTGGAAGCCCTTGCGGAGTTGGGGCGGGCCTTGGGCAGGTTGATCGCCAACCTGGCGGTGGCCTACGACCCCGAGCGGGTGGTGCTAGGGGGGGCCGGAGCCGAGGCCTGGGCTTTCCTGGAGCGGCCCTTGCGCCAGGCCCTCGAGGCACACGCCTTTTTACGTGAGCACCAACGGCTCGAGGTTCAGCCTAGCCGCTTCGGTCATCTGGCCCCGGCGATGGGGGCGGCAGCTTTGGTGCTGCACTCGTTTTTGGCATCCGGGGGGTTGCGGGAACGCCCCGCCTCCCCTGTTGCAATGCGGTAA
- the dtd gene encoding D-aminoacyl-tRNA deacylase: MRAVVQRVAEARVLVDGRVVGQIERGFLVLLGVRRGDTPEDAAYLARKIAALRVFPDPQGRMNLSLAEVGGGVLVVSQFTLYADTRKGNRPSFIEAASPDEGKRLYSQCIDFLLREGIHVETGVFQAQMQVHLINDGPVTILLDSQDRHRPNRA; encoded by the coding sequence ATGCGTGCTGTCGTTCAGCGGGTGGCAGAAGCTCGGGTTCTCGTGGACGGTCGAGTGGTCGGTCAGATCGAGCGGGGGTTCTTGGTGCTGCTGGGGGTCCGGCGCGGCGACACCCCGGAGGACGCCGCCTATCTGGCCCGCAAGATCGCCGCCTTGCGGGTCTTTCCCGACCCCCAGGGCCGGATGAACCTGTCCTTGGCCGAGGTAGGTGGGGGGGTGTTGGTGGTGAGCCAGTTCACCCTCTACGCCGACACCCGCAAGGGTAACCGCCCTAGCTTTATCGAAGCCGCCTCCCCCGATGAGGGAAAGCGGCTGTACAGCCAGTGTATAGACTTCCTGCTGCGCGAAGGGATCCACGTCGAGACCGGGGTTTTCCAGGCCCAGATGCAGGTGCACTTAATCAACGACGGACCCGTGACGATCCTGCTGGATTCACAAGATCGCCATCGCCCTAATCGTGCTTGA
- a CDS encoding DegV family protein encodes MSTAFVADSTLGLSPQEALEREIHLLPQQVVIQGKSYRDYFEITPQQVTEAQLAGQTVSTSQVAPADFEAKYEELLHRFERVVSVHVSGKLSGTVATARRVAEKFAGRVQVLDSLSLNAGLGYVLEEARKKLREGVPIEQLEAAIAPLRDRVRGYVLPETLTYLHRSGRVSGLQSLVGKLLKILPVLEVRGGVVHPIDRVRGFHRGLAILAERFHQAFPQGARFTLAHSSNAKGLEDLRRLLCWEGLAYDGERDAGAAVSAHTGPGTVAIFGAPRCGR; translated from the coding sequence ATGAGCACAGCCTTCGTCGCCGACTCCACGCTGGGACTTTCGCCCCAAGAAGCCCTCGAGCGGGAAATCCACTTGCTTCCCCAACAAGTGGTGATACAGGGAAAGAGCTACCGCGATTACTTCGAGATCACCCCCCAGCAGGTCACCGAGGCTCAACTGGCGGGCCAAACCGTGAGCACCAGCCAGGTGGCCCCCGCCGACTTCGAGGCCAAGTACGAAGAACTACTTCACCGCTTCGAGCGGGTGGTCTCGGTGCATGTGTCGGGCAAGCTTTCCGGCACGGTTGCCACCGCCAGGCGGGTGGCGGAAAAATTCGCCGGGCGGGTCCAGGTTTTGGATTCGTTGAGCCTAAATGCGGGGCTCGGTTACGTGCTGGAGGAGGCTCGCAAAAAGCTCAGGGAAGGGGTACCCATCGAACAGCTCGAGGCGGCCATCGCCCCTCTCCGCGACCGAGTACGCGGTTACGTGCTCCCCGAGACCCTTACTTACCTCCACCGCAGCGGGCGCGTCAGCGGCCTCCAGAGCCTGGTGGGAAAGTTGCTCAAGATCCTGCCGGTGCTCGAGGTCAGAGGTGGGGTGGTCCATCCCATTGACCGGGTGCGGGGTTTCCACCGTGGCTTGGCGATTTTGGCCGAGCGCTTCCACCAGGCCTTCCCCCAAGGGGCCCGCTTCACCCTGGCCCACTCCAGCAACGCCAAGGGGCTTGAGGACCTGCGCCGGCTGCTCTGCTGGGAGGGTTTGGCCTACGACGGCGAGCGCGACGCGGGGGCGGCGGTCTCGGCCCACACCGGGCCGGGCACGGTAGCGATTTTTGGCGCGCCGAGATGTGGCAGATGA
- a CDS encoding DegV family protein: MRIALVTDSTSDLQTRAQEMGVEVVPLYVNFQGKVLKDWLEVKPDDIFRGVSAGAALPSSSQPSPSDFKVAYERALQKADQVLSIHISSKLSGTLQSAILAAQDFPGRIVVFDSLAASMGIGMMVERAHEMLAQGADLSQVLVELERIRADNIVRFTLATLEYLKKNGRIGGAQAFLGSLLGIKPILTLKEGRVEAAGRARGEKKALAEMVEAFKTWGAGRQKIRVYYLYNADPQAVDAFKREVAASGLPVEVRATSEVGGVISTHTGPGVYGFYAYSL; the protein is encoded by the coding sequence ATGCGCATAGCTTTAGTCACCGACTCGACCTCTGACCTACAAACGCGCGCCCAGGAAATGGGTGTGGAGGTGGTGCCGCTCTACGTCAACTTCCAGGGGAAGGTGCTCAAGGACTGGCTCGAGGTCAAACCTGATGACATCTTCCGGGGGGTGAGCGCGGGGGCGGCCCTGCCCTCCTCCTCCCAACCCTCCCCTAGCGACTTCAAGGTAGCTTACGAGCGGGCTTTACAGAAAGCCGACCAGGTACTTTCCATCCACATCTCCTCCAAGCTTTCCGGTACCCTTCAGTCGGCCATTCTAGCGGCTCAAGACTTTCCCGGCAGGATCGTAGTCTTTGACTCCCTAGCGGCCAGCATGGGCATTGGGATGATGGTTGAGCGAGCCCACGAGATGCTCGCCCAGGGAGCCGACCTGAGCCAAGTACTGGTGGAGCTCGAGCGCATCCGCGCCGACAACATCGTGCGCTTCACCCTGGCTACGCTGGAATACCTCAAAAAGAACGGGCGCATCGGCGGAGCCCAGGCTTTTCTGGGCAGCCTCTTGGGGATCAAGCCGATCCTGACCCTCAAGGAGGGGCGGGTCGAGGCCGCCGGACGGGCCCGGGGAGAGAAAAAAGCCCTCGCGGAGATGGTGGAGGCTTTCAAGACCTGGGGCGCCGGTCGGCAGAAGATCCGCGTCTACTACCTCTACAACGCCGATCCCCAGGCGGTGGATGCCTTCAAGCGGGAGGTGGCCGCTTCCGGGCTGCCGGTGGAGGTGCGGGCTACCAGCGAGGTGGGGGGGGTCATCTCCACCCATACCGGGCCGGGGGTGTACGGGTTTTACGCCTACAGCCTATGA
- a CDS encoding response regulator, with translation MDPVSRALVVEDDRRVALLHRALLEAEGFSVEVAGSLAEALVALEVTPELVLLDLYLPDGHGLDLLPALVGVYTVVITAAKDVPTVERALLGGAMDYLVKPFGQARFKEALSRYRAFRALALKREVSQADLDRLLARRRFSKGLDPETRERILRFLRSNPAAVTAEEVAEALGLSRVTAWRYLESFYKEGMVRIEGGYGRPGRPSKRYRL, from the coding sequence CTGGATCCAGTTTCCCGGGCCCTCGTTGTAGAGGACGATCGGCGGGTAGCGCTTCTTCACAGAGCCCTTTTAGAGGCGGAGGGTTTTTCGGTAGAGGTAGCGGGGAGTTTGGCGGAGGCCCTTGTGGCCTTGGAGGTTACGCCGGAGCTTGTTCTTTTAGACCTTTACCTTCCCGATGGGCATGGTCTGGATCTTCTGCCTGCCCTTGTCGGGGTGTACACCGTCGTCATCACCGCGGCCAAGGACGTACCCACCGTGGAGCGAGCCCTTTTGGGCGGGGCCATGGACTACCTGGTGAAGCCATTTGGCCAGGCGCGGTTCAAAGAGGCCCTAAGCCGTTACCGGGCTTTTCGGGCTTTAGCCTTGAAGAGGGAGGTTTCTCAAGCCGATCTGGACCGTCTGCTTGCCCGCAGGCGTTTTTCCAAAGGGCTGGACCCGGAGACTAGGGAAAGGATCCTCCGCTTTCTCCGCAGCAATCCGGCGGCTGTTACCGCTGAAGAGGTAGCTGAGGCCTTAGGGCTTTCCCGGGTTACCGCCTGGCGCTACTTGGAGTCTTTTTATAAAGAGGGGATGGTCCGGATAGAAGGGGGCTACGGACGGCCAGGGCGACCGTCGAAGCGCTACCGGCTCTGA
- a CDS encoding sensor histidine kinase, with translation MLRAFLLPWVLLALGVWTWLVLEANQHLVTLARGEVEALVEAAARLPDPQALLRLGVRPTPTPQVAAPLLGEKETGVEVSLTGLRAWAVRPWQGEALEAVRALPFFLPSPLWPFFLALLASLWAWTRGEGVARRLLGAPLKEARRRLLALEAAFQALEEGVAVLREEEVVLLNPKGLALLGLPAGALTPLPLGRLWPALRGFREEEALLPLPTGRPARVRLLAVGGYRVAVFQEQAELLRLAEDLTQSRRHLELLRAQAHEFQNLLHAVGGLLELGHLEEALRLVQGEFAAEAEMDSLLRGVEVPLVAALILGKLRRARERGVVLRLEGRLPARYTPWGATLASAVGHLLENALEAACTTPLGEVRLRFAEEEGLRVEVWDNGLGLPEGQKSLFLPGASGRGAGRGYGLALAQAQVRVLGGELGYHRREGWTVFWIQFPGPSL, from the coding sequence ATGCTCCGGGCGTTCTTGCTTCCTTGGGTTCTCCTGGCCTTAGGGGTTTGGACCTGGCTTGTCCTTGAAGCCAACCAGCATCTGGTGACCTTGGCCCGGGGAGAGGTAGAGGCCCTGGTGGAGGCAGCGGCCCGCCTCCCCGACCCCCAAGCCCTACTCCGCCTCGGGGTACGCCCCACGCCAACGCCCCAGGTTGCAGCTCCTCTCCTGGGCGAGAAGGAGACAGGGGTGGAGGTGAGCCTAACAGGCCTTAGGGCCTGGGCGGTACGGCCCTGGCAGGGGGAGGCCCTCGAGGCGGTGCGGGCGCTCCCCTTCTTCCTGCCCTCTCCTCTTTGGCCTTTTTTCCTCGCCCTGTTGGCTTCCCTTTGGGCCTGGACTCGGGGGGAAGGCGTGGCCCGGCGGCTGCTGGGGGCCCCATTGAAGGAGGCAAGGCGACGGCTTCTGGCCTTAGAAGCCGCTTTTCAAGCTTTGGAAGAGGGAGTGGCGGTTCTGAGGGAAGAGGAAGTGGTACTTTTGAACCCCAAAGGCCTCGCTCTCTTGGGCCTTCCCGCCGGAGCCCTTACCCCCCTCCCTCTGGGCCGGCTCTGGCCCGCCCTCAGGGGCTTTAGGGAAGAAGAGGCTCTGCTTCCCCTCCCTACCGGCCGTCCGGCTCGAGTGCGCCTCCTGGCAGTGGGGGGCTATAGGGTGGCGGTTTTTCAAGAGCAGGCCGAGCTGCTTCGTCTGGCTGAGGATCTTACCCAAAGCCGCCGTCACCTAGAACTCCTCAGAGCCCAAGCGCACGAGTTCCAAAACTTGCTTCACGCGGTGGGAGGGCTTTTAGAGCTTGGGCATCTGGAAGAGGCCCTGCGGCTTGTTCAGGGGGAGTTTGCTGCCGAGGCGGAAATGGACTCTCTGCTGCGCGGGGTGGAGGTGCCTCTGGTGGCAGCCTTGATTCTGGGGAAGCTCCGCCGGGCCCGGGAGCGGGGTGTGGTCTTGCGCTTGGAGGGGAGGCTTCCTGCCCGCTACACCCCCTGGGGGGCGACCCTGGCCAGCGCGGTAGGCCACCTCTTGGAAAACGCCTTGGAGGCAGCGTGTACTACCCCGCTGGGAGAGGTACGGTTGAGGTTTGCCGAAGAGGAGGGGTTGAGGGTAGAGGTTTGGGACAATGGATTGGGCCTGCCAGAGGGGCAAAAGAGCCTTTTTCTTCCGGGGGCGAGTGGCCGGGGCGCGGGCCGGGGTTATGGCCTGGCATTAGCCCAAGCCCAGGTGCGGGTTTTAGGCGGGGAACTCGGCTACCATAGGAGGGAGGGGTGGACAGTTTTCTGGATCCAGTTTCCCGGGCCCTCGTTGTAG